From Myxococcus xanthus, a single genomic window includes:
- a CDS encoding DUF938 domain-containing protein produces the protein MKRHAPATERNREPLLAVLREVLPASGRVLEVASGTGQHAAWFARALPHLVWQPTDVDAESLESIEAWRTAEGPPNLLPPRQLDASAASWPETAADVILNVNMIHIAPWTACQGLMRGAGRVLPPGGLLVLYGPYFVEGRETAPSNLEFDASLRARNPAWGVRSLEAVTAEAALHGLERERVVDMPSNNLTVVFRKPRPQVSPH, from the coding sequence ATGAAGCGTCACGCCCCGGCCACGGAACGCAATCGCGAGCCCCTGCTCGCTGTCCTCCGCGAAGTCCTTCCCGCCTCCGGCAGGGTGCTTGAGGTGGCCAGCGGCACCGGCCAACACGCGGCCTGGTTCGCCCGAGCCCTCCCCCACCTCGTCTGGCAGCCCACCGACGTGGACGCGGAGTCGCTGGAGAGCATCGAGGCGTGGCGCACCGCGGAAGGCCCGCCCAACCTGCTGCCGCCGCGCCAGCTCGACGCGAGCGCGGCGTCCTGGCCGGAGACGGCCGCGGACGTCATCCTCAACGTGAACATGATTCACATCGCCCCCTGGACGGCCTGCCAGGGCTTGATGCGGGGCGCGGGCCGGGTGCTGCCTCCCGGCGGGCTGCTCGTCCTGTATGGCCCCTACTTCGTCGAGGGCCGCGAGACGGCCCCCAGCAACCTGGAGTTCGACGCCTCCCTCCGCGCCAGAAACCCGGCGTGGGGCGTGAGGTCGCTGGAGGCCGTCACCGCCGAGGCCGCCCTGCATGGCCTGGAGCGCGAGCGCGTGGTGGACATGCCCAGCAACAACCTCACCGTGGTCTTCCGCAAACCCCGTCCTCAGGTGTCCCCGCACTGA